A window of the Carassius carassius chromosome 36, fCarCar2.1, whole genome shotgun sequence genome harbors these coding sequences:
- the nup98 gene encoding nuclear pore complex protein Nup98-Nup96, with product MFNKSFGAAPFGGGTGGFGTTSTFGQQNTGFGAAGGFGSAAFGATNNTGGLFGTTQNKPGGLFGSSTFSQPVTSSTSSGFGFGATSGTSNSLFGSTNTGGGGLFSQQNNAFGANKPATFGTFGTSTSSGGLFGTTNTTSNPFGGTSGSLFGTSSFTAAPPGTTIKFNPLTGSDTMVKGGVTTSINTKHQCITAMKEYENKSLEELRFEDYQAGRKGPSNPMAAGTGGLFGAAATPTPSTGTGLFGSSAPNTGFSFGQNKASFGTSTGAFGTTTGSLFGQPQQQQQQQQQQQQQQQQQGSSLFKPFGSATTTQNNAFSFGNSSSMGMFGNTAATQAGGLFGNTNTSSATGFGTGIFGQTNTGFGNVGTQSLFGNKPAGFGTTTTSAPSFGTGTGLFANKPTLTLGANTNTSTFGFGAAGTGGGLFGNKTAPTGLGTGLGTGFGGVVGAGQTSLFGNNQNKLGSTLGSVGTFGTGGFNTGANTLNFGAPQQPVALTDPNASAAQQAVLQQQINALAYSPFGDSPLFRNPLSDPKKKEERLKPTNPAAQKALTTPTQYKLTPRPATRVRPKALSSSGSSKSQLFDGLDDNEPSLNNGAFMPRKSIKKLVLKNLNNSSLYNSSMNREADDLASPSEYPQNGLRLSMDEGETRDVTVERSGEDDLEVSKFYTNPITKPIPHAQPSPLLQDTILEFNMRGTASHRNGLEASSEDISLAEDSIQEERDEELEALRPPHPAGIVLSRMGYYTIPSMEELGRMLNENGECIVENFTVGRKGYGSVFFSGEVNLTDMNLDEIVHFRRKEIIVYPDDKDKPPVGEGLNRRAEVTLDGVWPNDKTTCSQIKSLDRLTEMNYEGRLEAASRKQGARFLEYRPETGSWVFEVAHFSKYGLQESDEEEEVPPAKLDLKKLKTGVPPGIPQLPLTQQQMAPQAQSTAVLELLSRVSELDSDMADITQEHLADSVLGDEDGERTLEEKLRSETPAEHEPVSASSQIASSMGINPHTLQIMKASLFAEDDECDLFQEHGALKLLQDVASPKVLLSGAGRQSIGALLQTKFASGGGLFSQLPEAPFSGIPQRLSKSLASESPWPSLGPSFLLPAPPQEPTLRTVGARRLGGPVPLESSITLGKSRLLMDAALFRGRSFRVGWGPNWTLVHCGDQLSVTEAMKQQSAEIMGFGFLPKPTKSKPITESPFKVRMEQVVGLEPKQSAESLALYHRPLEIGLKHSTINTEDYCPFIQPAKGVDALHGYADWIMEVNKDIRGGDACLAHWRQVWTLCAALWGRLGDRDVETEQYSDYQQQLERRRSFSHWLSECAAECIEEEVGRALKRSHAEAIFSYLTGHCISKACKLSQKSGDHRLALLLSQAVGSQFCRDLLALQLSDWNSMQTDSFIEEDRLRIFALLAGKPVWQSTDSCINVCSELDWKRCVAVHLWYMLPPTASVADALAKYESAFQGSEEVKRYACPPLPPYMDELELLGLDEEMDETESKKPLYDICFHLLKLYSDRHYSLQPLLDPSTVTADHLDYRLSWHLWNVLQALNYNHLSTSCQGLLHASYAAQLESAGLWEMAIFVLLHIPDSGRRESAVREMLNLHCSLEETEESMEKEQFLTEKLLIPIQWIHQAKAIRACREGDKRSEALHLYKAGHWNHCHRLVIQHLASDCIINDNHKYLLEFLEGLALPERSVKIQDWDTSGRVYLDYIHVIQTLQDIQQTESPGYELERLHTEVTSLCSRIERLPCSKAKDRLAQSEMAKRVANILRVVLSLQQGGEGTPDPRHIPLCQLAPHIGRLPMPEDYALEELRSLTQSYLQEYVISH from the exons ATGTTCAACAAATCTTTTGGTGCTGCTCCCTTTGGGGGAGGGACGGGAGGATTTGGGACTACTTCAACATTTGGACAACAAA ATACTGGATTTGGAGCAGCAGGGGGCTTTGGATCTGCAGCATTTGGGGCAACAAACAACACCGGGGGACTGTTCGGAACCACCCAGAACAAACCTG GTGGCCTATTTGGCTCAAGTACCTTCAGTCAGCCTGTCACATCCTCCACCAGTAGTGGGTTTGGGTTTGGTGCTACCAGTGGCACATCAAACAGCCTTTTTGGAAGCACCAACACTGGAGGTGGAGGATTGTTTTCCCAGCAGAATAATGCATTTGGTGCCAACAAGCCAGCCACTTTTGGCA CTTTCGGTACCAGCACCAGTAGCGGTGGATTATTCGGAACAACCAACACAACATCCAACCCTTTTGGAGGAACATCAGGCTCTTTGTTTGGGACCTCAAGTTTCACTGCTGCTCCCCCTGGCACAACAATCAAATTCAAT CCACTAACTGGGAGTGACACAATGGTAAAAGGAGGTGTAACAACCAGCATCAACACCAAACACCAGTGTATCACTGCCATGAAGGAATACGAGAACAAATCCCTAGAG GAATTGAGGTTTGAGGATTACCAGGCAGGAAGGAAGGGTCCCTCCAACCCCATGGCAGCTGGCACAGGTGGCCTCTTTGGTGCAGCAGCCACACCTACTCCCAGTACTGGCACTGGACTCTTTGGATCCTCTGCTCCAAACACTGGCTTCAGCTTCGGCCAGAACAAGGCCTCATTTGGCACAA GCACTGGGGCATTTGGTACAACTACAGGAAGTTTATTTGGCCagccgcagcagcagcagcagcagcaacaacaacagcagcagcagcagcaacagcaagGTTCCAGTCTCTTCAAGCCATTTGGCTCCGCTACCACCACCCAAAACAACGCTTTCTCCTTTGGCAACAGCAGCAGCATG gggATGTTTGGCAACACGGCTGCCACTCAGGCTGGAGGACTGTTTGGAAACACTAACACAAGTTCTGCCACAGGCTTCGGTACAGGAATTTTCGGCCAAACGAACACTGGCTTTGGAAATGTGGGAACACAG AGTCTTTTTGGTAATAAGCCTGCTGGATTTGGCACCACCACCACTAGCGCACCCTCCTTTGGAACAGGCACTGGTCTGTTTGCAAATAAGCCTACGCTTACTCTAGGGGCTAACACAAACACCTCAACCTTTG GATTTGGTGCAGCTGGTACTGGTGGGGGTCTCTTTGGGAACAAAACTGCTCCAACAGGCCTGGGAACAGGACTGGGAACTGGCTTTGGAGGAG TTGTAGGAGCTGGCCAGACATCTTTGTTTGGGAACAACCAGAACAAGCTGGGCTCCACCCTAGGGTCAGTGGGCACCTTCGGGACTGGAGGCTTCAACACTGGAGCCAATACTCTGAATTTTGGGGCTCCTCAACAGCCTGTTG CTCTGACTGACCCTAATGCGTCAGCTGCGCAGCAGGCTGTCCTCCAACAGCAGATCAATGCATTGGCCTACTCTCCTTTTGGAGACTCACCCCTCTTCAGAAATCCACTTTCAGACCCAAAGAAAAAGGAAGAG CGTCTGAAGCCCACAAATCCAGCTGCCCAGAAAGCCCTGACTACCCCTACTCAGTACAAACTGACCCCTCGTCCTGCCACCCGTGTTCGTCCCAAAGCTCTGTCCTCCTCGGGCTCCTCCAAATCTCAGCTCTTTGATGGACTTGATGATAATGAACCATCTCTTAACAATGGAGCCTTCATGCCTAG GAAGAGCATAAAGAAGCTTGTTTTGAAGAATCTGAATAACAGCAGTCTGTATAACAGCTCTATGAACAGAGAGGCTGATGACTTGGCCTCCCCTTCAGAATACCCACAAAACGGGCTCCG TCTAAGTATGGATGAAGGAGAGACCAGAGATGTAACTGTGGAGAGAAGTGGGGAGGATGATCTGGAGGTCTCAAAGTTCTACACAAACCCGATCACCAAACCAATTCCACACGCCCAGCCAAGCCCCTTGCTACAAGACACAATCTTGGAGTTCAACATGCGGGGAACTGCCAGTCATCGCAATGGCCTGGAGGCTAGCAGCGAGGACATATCTTTAGCAGAGGATTCCATTCAGGAGGAGAGAGATGAGGAGCTGGAGGCTCTGAGACCACCTCACCCAGCCG GTATAGTTCTTTCCCGTATGGGCTACTACACCATCCCATCAATGGAAGAGCTGGGAAGGATGTTGAATGAGAACGGGGAGTGTATTGTGGAGAACTTCACTGTCGGCAGGAAAG gctaTGGATCAGTTTTCTTCTCTGGTGAAGTGAATCTTACTGACATGAACCTGGATGAGATTGTGCACTTCAGGCGTAAGGAGATAATTGTGTACCCTGATGACAAAGACAAGCCTCCTGTTGGAGAGGGACTAAACAG ACGTGCCGAGGTGACTCTAGATGGTGTGTGGCCAAATGACAAGACAACATGCTCTCAGATTAAGAGTCTAGACAGGCTGACTGAGATGAACTATGAGGGCCGGCTTGAGGCAGCCTCGCGTAAACAGGGCGCCCGTTTCTTGGAATACCGACCTGAAACTGGCTCCTGGGTCTTTGAG GTGGCCCACTTCTCAAAGTACGGACTCCAGGAATCTGATGAAGAAGAGGAAGTCCCCCCGGCAAAGCTTGACCTGAAGAAGCTGAAGACAGGTGTTCCACCTGGGATCCCGCAGCTTCCACTGACCCAGCAGCAGATGGCACCACAGGCTCAG AGTACAGCAGTTCTTGAGCTGCTCAGCCGTGTGTCGGAGTTGGACAGTGACATGGCTGACATTACTCAAGAACACCTGGCAGACAGTGTTTTGGGTGATGAGGATGGAGAGAGAACTTTGGAGGAGAAGCTGAGATCTGAGACTCCTGCTGAGCACGAGCCAGTGTCTGCATCGAGTCAGATTGCTTCCTCAATGGGCATCAACCCTCATACCTTACAG ATCATGAAGGCCTCTCTCTTTGCAGAAGATGATGAATGTGACTTGTTTCAAGAGCATGGTGCTTTAAAGCTCCTACAGGATGTGGCTTCCCCCAAAGTCTTGCTTTCTGGAGCTGGTCGGCAATCAA TTGGAGCCCTTTTACAAACCAAGTTCGCCTCAGGAGGAGGACTTTTTTCCCAGTTGCCAGAGGCTCCTTTTAGTGGAATACCTCAGAGGCTTAGCAAGTCACTAGCATCAGAATCTCCATGGCCATCTTTGGGTCCTTCCTTCCTGTTGCCAGCCCCTCCTCAAGAACCTACTCTTCGGACTGTTGGGGCCCGCAGGCTTGGGGGGCCAGTACCTCTGGAGAGCTCCATAACTCTAGGAAAAAGCCGTCTGCTGATGGATGCTGCTTTGTTCAGAGGGCGATCTTTCAGAGTGGGCTGGGGTCCCAACTGGACGCTGGTGCACTGTGGAGATCAACTTAGTGTCACAGAGGCAATGAAGCAGCAGTCGGCAGAGATCATGGGATTTGGTTTCTTACCCAAACCTACCAAAAGCAAACC GATCACTGAAAGTCCATTTAAAGTGCGTATGGAGCAGGTGGTCGGTCTGGAGCCCAAACAATCAGCAGAGAGCCTTGCTCTGTATCACAGACCACTGGAGATTGGTCTAAAGCACAGCACAATCAACACAGAGGACTATTGTCCCTTCATCCAGCCAGCAAAAGGAGTGGATGCTCTGCATGGGTATGCAGATTGGATTATGGAAGTCAACAAAGATATAAGAGGAGGGGATG CTTGTCTGGCCCATTGGCGCCAAGTTTGGACCTTGTGTGCTGCTCTTTGGGGTCGTCTGGGTGACCGGGATGTGGAGACTGAGCAATACTCAGATTACCAGCAGCAGCTTGAGAGGCGGAGGAGTTTCTCGCACTGGCTCTCTGAGTGTGCGGCTGAATGCATTGAGGAGGAGGTGGGCCGAGCCCTTAAGCGTAGCCATGCTGAGGCCATATTCAGTTACCTTACTGGCCACTGCATAAGCAAGGCCTGCAAATTGTCCCAGAAGAGTG gggACCATCGTCTTGCTCTGTTGCTGTCTCAGGCTGTTGGCTCTCAGTTTTGTAGAGATCTATTGGCTCTGCAGCTCAGTGACTGGAACAGCATGCAGACCGACTCCTTCATAGAGGAGGACAGGCTGCGAATATTTGCTTTGCTTGCAGGAAAACCA gtgtggCAGTCAACAGACAGTTGTATAAACGTGTGCTCCGAGCTTGACTGGAAGCGATGTGTTGCTGTCCATCTCTGGTACATGCTGCCTCCCACTGCATCTGTAGCCGATGCACTCGCCAAATATGAATCTGCATTTCAG GGTTCAGAGGAAGTGAAAAGGTATGCTTGCCCTCCTTTACCTCCTTACATGGATGAACTTGAGTTGTTGGGTTTGGATGAAGAGATGGATGAGACCGAATCCAAAAAGCCACTCTATGACATCTGCTTCCACCTGCTCAAACTTTACAGTGACAG GCACTATAGCCTTCAACCGCTACTAGATCCCAGCACAGTAACTGCTGATCATTTGGACTACCGGCTGAGCTGGCACCTGTGGAACGTATTGCAGGCTCTTAACTACAACCACCTGTCCACCTCATGCCAGGGCTTGCTGCATGCCAGCTATGCTGCCCAACTGGAGAGTGCGGGATTATGGGAGATGGCAATCTTCGTGCTGCTGCACATACCTGACTCTGG GCGGAGAGAGAGTGCAGTGAGAGAGATGCTCAACTTGCATTGCTCCCTTGAGGAGACAGAAGAGTCGATGGAGAAAGAGCAGTTTCTCACAGAAAAGTTGTTAATCCCCATCCAGTGGATCCATCAGGCCAAGGCAATCCGTGCTTGTAGAGAGGGAGACAAACGTAGTGAGGCTTTGCACCTTTACAAGGCCGGCCATTGGAATCACTGCCATCGGCTTGTCATCCAGCACCTGGCCTCAG actGCATCATTAACGATAATCATAAGTACCTTCTGGAATTCCTAGAGGGGTTAGCACTGCCAGAGCGCAGTGTTAAGATTCAGGACTGGGACACGTCTGGACGAGTCTACCTTGATTACATCCATGTCATTCAGACGCTGCAGGACATCCAACAG ACGGAAAGCCCAGGTTATGAGCTGGAGCGACTGCATACAGAGGTGACGTCTCTCTGCAGTAGAATAGAGCGCCTCCCCTGCTCCAAAGCTAAAGACAGACTTGCGCAGTCAG AGATGGCCAAACGTGTGGCTAACATCCTTCGGGTGGTCTTGAGTCTCCAGCAAGGTGGTGAAGGCACCCCAGATCCCAGACACATCCCTCTTTGCCAGCTTGCGCCACACATTGGACGTCTACCCATGCCGGAGGACTATGCTTTAGAGGAACTCCGCAGCCTTACTCAGTCGTACCTGCAAGAGTATGTTATCAGTCACTGA